Proteins from one Elephas maximus indicus isolate mEleMax1 chromosome 12, mEleMax1 primary haplotype, whole genome shotgun sequence genomic window:
- the PRM2 gene encoding LOW QUALITY PROTEIN: protamine-2 (The sequence of the model RefSeq protein was modified relative to this genomic sequence to represent the inferred CDS: deleted 1 base in 1 codon; substituted 1 base at 1 genomic stop codon): MVRYRVRSPSERRYQVYRQQGPGQQQGCEDQEPEQGLSPERDQVYGTTHRGRYHYRRRRCSRRRLYRIHRRRRRSCRSRRRRCCRRRHRREGXGGGEDAEGTKLPGPITPG; encoded by the exons ATGGTCCGATACCGCGTGAGGAGCCCAAGCGAGCGTCGGTATCAGGTGTACAGGCAGCAGGGCCCTGGGCAGCAGCAAGGATGTGAGGACCAAGAGCCCGAGCAGGGGCTGAGCCCGGAGCGCGACCAGGTCTACGGAACGACCCACAGAGGCCGCTATCACTACAGGCGCAGGCGCTGCTCCCGGAGGAGGCTATACCGCATCCACAGACGGCGGCGACGTTCCTGCCGCAGTCGCCGGAGACGGTGCTGCAGGCGCAGGCATCGCAGAG aaggatgaggaggaggagaagatgcAGAAGGTACTAAA CTTCCCGGGCCCATCACCCCTGGCTAG